TCGTGACTGCTGTAGGTAAGGTTTCGTCCCAATTGTAGCCTGAATGCCATAAGTCCTGCAAGTCGATCCTAAATTTAATAGCTACCGGCATCACAAGACCGATTGGGTCCCACAATTGTCCAATAAGACCCAGGCAACGTCTCTTTGTCAACAGGTCCATCTGGTCGAGCTTGTTCCTTTTCAGGGAaaacttgtctgtttgtttATCCCATCTTAGACCAAGAAGATCTGCCCAGCGTTCACCGTTGGACTGGTCAATCTCCGCACGGTTTGAATGCCAAGCTTTTATCTGGAAATGACCTTTCTTAAGAATGGCGTCAATGTCGCTGATAATCTGTTTTGCTTCCGTTGTAGTTGCTTTGGAACTTCCGATATCATCCACGTACATATGGTCTTGAAGTTCTTTTGATGCTTCTGGGAACTCGGCTTGAGATATCTTTGCTAGTGTGTTGATGGCATTCGTTGCTATGTCGGGAGCTGGCTTATCTCCAAAGTTCAACCTGAGCCATTGGTATACTGTTGGCGAGTTGCTAATCTTACTCCTCCAAAGGAACCTGTGAAAAACCTGGTCGTCGGGATGAACCAAGATTTGATTGAACATTTTGCGTATATCGCCGATAAAGGCTACTTCGTTCCATCTCCATGCTGCCAAAACATCCAGGAGACTGTTGATGTAGTTTGGCCCTTTCTCTAGGTAATCATTAAGGGACAAACCGTCGTGACCTTTCGAAGATGAGTCAAAGACAAGTCGAACTTTTGTTGTTCTTTCCGGTGTTAACACGGCTTGTAAGGGTGAGTACCATTCAGGCTTGCTGTGATCAATCTGGTCAGGAGAGACTTGAATCACGTAGTCCTGCTCTAGAAGCTTTTGGACTTCCTCATTGACAACATCGAGACACCCCTTTTTCTGGAATGACCTCTCCGTGGAAAACAGCCTTTTCAGTGCGATGCCATAGTTACTTTGTTTGGGAGGGCCCGCTTCCGTCCAGGGCATCTTaacttgtattcttccgtcaaCCAGGGTAGTTGAGGCTGCGAGGGACTTAACGAACTTGCTTTCGCGTATCTCGTTTTCGCTACACGTACAAAGGTTGGTCGGTTTGACGCCAAGGAGATCTTGGTGAAGAAGTTCTTTGATGTCGTCTACGACATTTGCTGTTCTGATTTCAACCGACTGAATTTCTGAAGTAGTAGAGTTGTTCTTTTCAAACTGTCCCATAACGTACCAACCAAAACAGTTTCGTTTCGCAACAGGTTCCCCTGGCTCTCCGGACACTGTGTGGATATCAATGAAGGCTTCTACAAAGTCTGTACCGACAAGGAGATCTATGGCGCCACCCGAAAGGTGTAGTTTATCACAAACGTGCTTGAGATGAGGGTAGTGTCGCACTAATTCTTTGGAAAGCGCTTTTGCTTTACTGCAGGGCCTTGTAACAGTGTACACTTGAAGGGTCTTCTTAATATCCTCGTCAGCAGGTGAGGCAACAGTGATGTCGATTATCTGTGATGCTTCACTTTTCTTCTTCCCACCAGCCAAATTCATGGTCAGATGTGTTGCTGATCCACTCAACCCAAGTCGTCTGGCTGCATTCTTTGAGAGAAGACTGGTATTGGATCCAGAGTCTAACATCGCAAGGACTTCAACAAATTCTCCGTTTCCGTTCATGACTCCAACTTTTTGAACAGGGCACAAACCAGTCATGAGCTTTAACTTTTCTTTGTGATGAACAGCATTTTCTTGGATGTTACCATTTGATGTACTCGAGGGGGCCTGGCACTGACTTTGGAAAGAAGATGCTCTTGGATTTGGACTTGAGCTTGTTTCACCAATCTTTTCATTGTGAAGAGATCGGTGATGATTTTTTCTGCATTTGTCGCATGTTGAACCGTCTGGTTTCCTGCAGTTGGTTGTATGATGCTTTCTAAGACATTTACGACATCGCCAATGTTGCTTTACAATCTCCCATCTCTGACTGATAGCTAACTCCTGGAACACAGGACAGGCAGCGAGgtgatgttttgttttacaGTTAAGTGGACAGGTGTCATCATCAGGTTCTTCGCCACTTGCGGCATTGTTCTCAGTTTTCCTTGGGGTCCTGTATCGGCGACTCTCGTTTCTGTCTTCAGACACGGTGTTATTCTTGCCCCTTGAGCGGACACTTGCTTCTACGTGCAACCAGGTGATGAGGTTACTGACAGTTTCCTCTTTACCTTCTCTTTTCATTTCTCTTCCAAAATGAGAATTATCGTTCGGATCGAGCTTGGACAAAAGTTGAGACATAAGAAATGGCGCTTCCGAAGACTCCAACACCGGACATCCATTATCTTCCATATCATTCGCGTAGGATGATATTGTCGTGGCAAAGTGCGTGAACGACCTGGAGTCTCGTTTTACGGGCTTAAGGCTATTTATTTCGAGGAGCAGTTCGTCCATTAGTTTACGTTTGTCTGCAAATTCTGTGTCCAATATATTCCACGCGCTATCAATGGTTTTGCAAGTTTTTACCTGGTCAGACCACCACGATCCTCTCGGCAATGCATTTCGGAACCGTTGCAGTTGTTCATCTTTATCTTGATCGTATTTCTTCATCCAATGATTGAATTCTTTTCTCCAGGTAGCATAGGATCTGCGACTGCCGTCCCATGTTGGTACCGGTAATCGTTGCAGACCACTAGTGTTTGGTTTTGACCTTAAGGTGTCCGCCATTTTCGTCACTGCTGATGTCATGGATGACATTGAAGCTGTCAAGGTCTTCAAGGTTTCAGAGTCTTTTGAAGACGTTTCCGTGGAATCTCGTTCCTTTTGGTAGGCAGCAAATTTTAAGGCAATCTGAAGGAAATCAGCTTTTACTTTGTCTCCAAGTTTCTTTGTTGTCAACAATGGTTCCTCCTCTGCGGTAATACCTTCATCAACCAATCGGTCtaaaatagtttcttgttgcttcTCGATGAACCTGTATCTTGTCTCCACTTGATTGAATGCTGCCTCTAAGGGTTTTAACTCTGGCCTCACTGAAAAGATTATTTCAAATTCTTCTATTAATTCGTAGAAGATCGTTACCGCGTTTACCATTTTCCCTGCGAGGGTCTTTGCGTCTACTTTAGGCGGCATCTTTGTAGGCTCGATGCAAAGTTCGGAAATTCGGTATGTTCGGCGTGGATGATTTACACCATTGATTTGGCGGGATCCTCTGGACAAATTTCGACTGAATTGCACCTACGTTCGAGGCACTATTTTATGGCAGGATCACGCCAAGACCCTGTAGATTTTTAGACTTTTATCCGTACTAGTTGTAAGTCGTTGAACTAgtcgactgaaagaaaaatattacacaaGTAGATTAATGTTTTAGAATACCGAAGATAGGCTAAAAAGGAATGGAACTGATTTCGTGAATATATACTTACAATTTGTATCTTCTAATCTACACGAtcttatggtttgatttcttctgttgACTGTCTTTAACGTTCTTGATCGGAGGTAAGTAAAAAAGCGATTTGCGCGTTTGCAGTACATtgtcgatttatatatttctgaatttctaattagttgtcacctttcaactcaCGCAAACTTGCTGTGATAAATAAATTGCAAGAATAGTTGCATACATTAAACCAGTAAGCGAAAGAACTTAACGCGCGAAGTGCGAATCATAACTGTCCAGCCCATGATCTTTATTGGATGCGATGCTGTGGAAAAGCTTATCACATGACAAATCAATATGATCCATCATTGGTGTTACACCAAGAAACTCGCATGCGTTATTGTATCTCGTGCTGCGCATTATGATTGAGATcgcctttttctcaatgcgaACGAGCTCGTTGATGAGATACCGCGGCAAGGCGTTATAAAATACCTAAAAGGCATAATCAATTAGGGACCTTACGCACGTAAATGTAGAAAAGAACTCGATCTCTTGAGGGTAATTTCGTGCGTTTGAGCTGTACtaggaataaataaataaataaataaataaatatataaataaataagtaaaccattacaatttccgtgaaacaaaattaatgcattcctttttcactgtctaatgttacaaatttgtccattttggaaaacccccagtttggtagggtaagtggttgttgctatggttattgtgataattCTGTGATttgtggattaagctgagtgcacttaatatgattggctgatgtaactgtccggtTTCAGGTATCcaattacagccaactgtccggTTTCACTGTCCAATTTCAAGCCTACAAAATAATTAGTAAAAAATTAAGTAATTAAGGtggcaatcaaatttgagaaaattgtaatggctATGACCAGTAGGGAAAAGCTGTGCCCGAGgggcaaaaaaaacaaacaaaaaacaaacagttcTATATATAGCAAGCGCAGAGAAATGatcgaaacaaactaaacaatgatgtttgaaaaattcgtacaaACAGGCCAATAATGTTCAATGTATTAAAATGCTTTGTCTTGCTGAAAATGAAATAAGAGTTCTTaaaacagaaggaaaaaaaaaatgtgaaaattaCTGTAACATCTCAGTCTCTGCCTTcatatcttattatttcaaGGATTTATCTTTGTTCTCCGTCAAGTCCTTTTCAAAGGAGTGCAAAACATAGAAAACTACACAAGAAAAAACTTGTTGGCGTTGACATTAGTTCATGCAAACAGCACAGggttgcgattttttttttctgatagtTTTAGCTACGAATCTGTACTTCAAGTTTCTTATATGAAGatattataaaataaaactccaaagaaaataacggaTGTCAACCAGAAAAGGACTCTTAGTTAAACGGCATGTCAACAGTTcacgaaaaacaacaacgtgaaaaacCAGAGCGTTGTGATGTGTTTGTTTGCGTATGGGCTTTCTTCGCGTGGctgccatattggccatagactaCAGATTTCGCActccgagcctcgagttgaaatgtttggaacCGAGTTTCGGTGCGCAAAGCAATATAGAACGAGGTTAGGAAATATAACTTCGAAGAAAATAGCGGTGGTCAACCAAAAAACCGAGTTCAAAAAACTGctctttttatttgttattttattgttattttttaattgcTATTAAACAAAGAATGACATAAACAACAACTGCCGGACATGTTTACATGTAACGCACGAGCACCCTCACCTCCCTCCACCCAGACTCACACCCACAAACACACCCACGCACATGGAATATGTTTACATAATAGTAAAAAAAGAGGAGCTATTGGTTTGGATAGGGGCGACAATTTATATTCCACAAGATCTAGATGGGAATTAACTGTACAGTTGGAGAACAAGgtgctgttttttttgtttttttgtttttttaattttttacattatttttttttaagcaatAGCGGTTCCCATTTCTTTCGTGTTGTTGTATCGGCTTTCTCTagtttataaatatattttagatGTCgtaagtatttttaaaaagtcgGCTTCCATTCTTTGAATTTACACAGCCAAATTAAATGTTTGcttgtcaaaaaacaaaacttaatttgcaaattgtatTTAGAGGTATCTGGCCTCAGTCCCAAGCAATTATTTACCTGAAAAGTGTATTCTTTACTAACAATCTTACAAGCCTGCGTCCATGGGAAAACAATATTACCAAACTACGGCTTTTGCTACATTcccgaaataaatgaaaaaggctTTCATTTCCATATTGATAGAAGGTGCATTTCGCGTTATCTACTGCTTGGCAgtgaaatttgttttcatttcaacGGCTTGTCAACAGTccaagaaaaccaacaactcgTAATACAGCAAGCCACCAAAGTGTTGTCGgcaaaatcatgtgaatactcGCCTTTTTGAAGAATGGCCAGGCCTTTTATTCCATTGCTGAtgtcttttcttgtttttgcaaaggttaGTTAATGAGCGAAAACTTGCGTTTTAAGAGGTAAAATCCAACGTTTCGTTGCGCcctagtaaaaaaaaaaaaaaaaaaaaaaatggaagattGATTTCCCGCGAATTCCGGACGGGGCAACCGGTCCGGATGAGAGAAAGCTGGACTGTCTAAAAGCTCGTTACCAGCCAATCATATTCAAGGATTAGAATTCCGGCCCACTGagatgcttcagaaaaaaaataaaatcactcACTAGCTTTCTTAACTACTTCTTCAATGTGCGCATTCCAAGTTAGGTTGGCACTTATAGTAAGTCCCAATAACTTGGCGCCGGTACTTGCAACTTCTACTTCTTTCCTATCGATAACAACCGCATCCAGTTCAACTGGGCTCCGGGCAAACGAAATTCGGAGCTCCTTACATTTATCGGCGTTGAGCTGCACTCTGTTCACATGGGACCACTCAATAACCTGATTAACTGTACTCTGTGCCTTACTGGCATTCCCTTTGGCAACGACATCGGATACTGTGGTTTCATCAGCAAATTTCCATAAATGTgaaatgtttacatttaaatCATTTATCATCAATACCAAAAGCCTTGGCCCAATTTGATACCCTGCGGTATCCAGGAGGGGACTATTCCCCAATTGGAGTAACTACCTTTTGCTCGTttgattctttgaaatcgattaGACAGAAAATCAATGATCCAGTTAACTATACCACGTGGTACGTCTAAATTACGTAACTTGTCGACTAATATAGTAGAGTAGGGTCCTCACAGTCGTTCCGTTTCCGTCAGTCTTCAGGGACCATGTATCCATCATGCTTATCAAAGCCAAAGTACTTGACGATTTCGAGCCCATACTGGCTACTATCAATGACGTCTAATACAGCAGGTTTGAGATAGTCGTCTACAATGAATCCTTCTCCCACTTGAGAGATACAAGGCGTTAGAGAAATAGGTTTCAATATTTATTCAGATCCAGAACTGGTTTCTTTTTCGGCACGGGTGTAACATCGGCCATTTTCCACACAGGTGGGAGGCGGTGTTGTCTATAAGAAGCATTTAGAAACTCTGTAATCGGAAGGCCAAGATATCGGCGTACTCCTTGAGTAGCAAGTTCGGGATCATGTCCAGTCCGGCAGCTTTAGTGGGGTTGACTTTTAGTAGCGTCCTTTAAGCGGTTTCTACAGAAACACATGGAATATTCTCTACAGAGAGACTTTCAAGCAGAAGTGGCAACTTATATTCCACTAGCGGTTCGTGGAAGGCTCAATTGACCAAGTTAGCCTGCTCCACTTGGGAAAGGTCGGAAAAGTGATCCGCATTAATTTGACTACACAAATCACCATTCTTGGCCTTTGCTACACTCAGACGCTTCATTCATCTTTTAGGGATGTTCATCCTTTAGATGTTGTATCCTGGACTCATAATGCATCGCTCTACAAGTTTTCCCTTCCCGGTTTATTGAATTTTTGTAATACTTGAACACAGTAGAAATCGTACTGTCCTAAGTCTCGGGGTCACCCATGGCGCCTCGGCTGGGCACACGCGCACTTGCTTTGCAGGCATTAAAATATCAATTCCGGCGAGGATAGCTTGCTGAAATACGGCCCACTTATCCTCGAAGCTCCCAAGCGAAGCGAATAACAATAGCCAATCAATACCGTTCAGTTATCTCTCTATCGATGCCTTACAACATCTTGATTTTAAtgccaaattaaattattaaaatgcagtTGCTCAAGTAGTAAGTATGAGATCGGAAAATGCAAAGGGTGTTTTCCCAGACTCTCTGGCATTTCATTTAGAAATAGATCATTTTAcatcctcgtttccagggtcctcCCTCTTCCTCGCTCGAGTAAGTTCcttggttgcggctggtcaagTGTCTTTGTATAAATATCGAATCCGCACTGATGGTGGGTCCCACccatttctttgcaaaatggcgCTCACCCTCTAAGTAGACatccagtattttttttttctgcaaccgACGAACGGCAAAGGACTTTCTGCTTCACCACGCAAAAGACGCAAGAGAAATAtcattaggtttatttttgaAGTCTCAACCGCACGCCGTCGTAACATTACATTCGTGAATATCGGATGAAAGCCACAACTATTGGCGAACctaaagtaaataaaaaagtCATGTTTCCCAGATAATACAGCAAGGAAAATACAAACTAATAGCGTTGCaggatacgaaaaaccaaaaaccctgtgggaaaaatggaaacgtattccccgaaCCAAACACAGTGCCGCAAACTGAGCTGAAAAGCAAAATTACaaactgaaaatattttaactTTTCGGTCCCCAAAAACGCAGGAGAAAGCTAGGAATTTTCTAGGGTCAGGGAAAATTTCTATGTCACAGTGGATATATAATCAGACTTGAGGtcacaaaactgacaaaaaataTCTTAGAAACGATCTTCAGGGCTGTGGAAATATCTTCACGCCAGTTATATTTgcttaaaagacaaaaaataacgTGCCTCAAATCAAGTATGAATCTTTTCTTCCTGAGATTTGCAAAGTAACTGAAAAGGGGATTAATAATCTCAGGTGGGCAAAAAAGCGGTTcaatacaacaaaaacaagttCTCCGAGTCTCAATTGGAATAatacgcaaacagcggttacaaacatttgcttgaaatgcataacttttgtaaacttaacgtttcgtattttacaacatacatcatcagaagtgattattattcagttacagataaatttaaattcaaaaatacaagtGTACGAaatgggaactaacgaaattgattgacataaaacgacaagaatatgctaataatagagataaagtttctgactgccaacgttttcgtttaaggctggctttagatcacggatcaacagagactctttaattttgcaatgcatgtctgatcgaccagttgctaatatttcaaaatgatcctacttaattctatggttggttaagaaaacatgatcagcaatcaCGGCAATCATctaattctatggttggttaagaaaatatcatCAGCAATCACGGCAATCATCGGTAAAACAGTCATGAAGGTACTAAAAGCAAAATTGGACATCACTACACCTTCGACTAGACTTGGACAGCCAACTAGTCATTGACCGCTATGAGACTTGGAAGACAGAAGGACACCAGGTTTGCTTTCTCCAGAGATTCGTtgacttaaaagaaaaacttaacaAGGCAAGGGGTCTTGGCTTATTCTATCGTGTCAGACAGCTCCATATTAAATCGAAGCTGGTCTCCGATTGCCTTCATCTTGAACCCAAGTGACTCGTCGAATATCAGCTTCTAAACTTCTCTCAGATATGTGCCGGCGGAATCACTGTTAGCTCGATTGAAGACGGACATTAAAGATCTCTGCGCTTCATCAAAACTGAAAACCGTCATTAACCTTAGCAACTGTTGACTAGGGGTGATTTCGAAAATTGCGTATAAACAGTGTCGACCTAGAATTACCAATGACATGCTCTACCTAGATTAAATACACCAGTCACTACCCGTAATCCCTCTCTGACACCTACTGCAACCCAGGCCCTAGCGCTCTAGTGACacagaaatattcaatttcaggcTTTTTCGTTCCACTCAGTCCCCAGAAATGTCCCTTTTTTTGGTCTGGTTTTAGATAACTAGACATTCTCGCGCCAAGTGATGTTTAATTTCCACTTCCTTCCGGGCTCAGTAAATGAGTTTAGTGGAGACAAAGATTTAATCATCGTTTCCCTCCcttcagttttttgttttctggaaTCTGCAAAATGGAGCAGACACGtaaccagccgcaaccagggtactTTCTTCGgtaaggaagagagaggagccTGGAAATCGAAGTCCAACATTTCCAGTTGTGTGCATAGTTACCTGACCTTTGTATGAAAGTAAGGCTTGAGTTGACCTCATTTTGATAAAAGCTTCACCGCTTTTCTTCTGTAAATTCCTACAACTTagaatgagaacaacatcattaacacaaGAAAAGCAGGGACGTTTGAATAATAACGATGTCAACTTCAGCCTAGGTGCCATTTTAAGGCCTGGTCATTAAGCTCAGAACTGTAAAGAACGCTATTTAAGATAAGGTCGGATTACTGGGTTGCTatgtatggcaatccagtcgaaatctgtgttgaa
The genomic region above belongs to Montipora capricornis isolate CH-2021 chromosome 5, ASM3666992v2, whole genome shotgun sequence and contains:
- the LOC138048599 gene encoding uncharacterized protein, translating into MPPKVDAKTLAGKMVNAVTIFYELIEEFEIIFSVRPELKPLEAAFNQVETRYRFIEKQQETILDRLVDEGITAEEEPLLTTKKLGDKVKADFLQIALKFAAYQKERDSTETSSKDSETLKTLTASMSSMTSAVTKMADTLRSKPNTSGLQRLPVPTWDGSRRSYATWRKEFNHWMKKYDQDKDEQLQRFRNALPRGSWWSDQVKTCKTIDSAWNILDTEFADKRKLMDELLLEINSLKPVKRDSRSFTHFATTISSYANDMEDNGCPVLESSEAPFLMSQLLSKLDPNDNSHFGREMKREGKEETVSNLITWLHVEASVRSRGKNNTVSEDRNESRRYRTPRKTENNAASGEEPDDDTCPLNCKTKHHLAACPVFQELAISQRWEIVKQHWRCRKCLRKHHTTNCRKPDGSTCDKCRKNHHRSLHNEKIGETSSSPNPRASSFQSQCQAPSSTSNGNIQENAVHHKEKLKLMTGLCPVQKVGVMNGNGEFVEVLAMLDSGSNTSLLSKNAARRLGLSGSATHLTMNLAGGKKKSEASQIIDITVASPADEDIKKTLQVYTVTRPCSKAKALSKELVRHYPHLKHVCDKLHLSGGAIDLLVGTDFVEAFIDIHTVSGEPGEPVAKRNCFGWYVMGQFEKNNSTTSEIQSVEIRTANVVDDIKELLHQDLLGVKPTNLCTCSENEIRESKFVKSLAASTTLVDGRIQVKMPWTEAGPPKQSNYGIALKRLFSTERSFQKKGCLDVVNEEVQKLLEQDYVIQVSPDQIDHSKPEWYSPLQAVLTPERTTKVRLVFDSSSKGHDGLSLNDYLEKGPNYINSLLDVLAAWRWNEVAFIGDIRKMFNQILVHPDDQVFHRFLWRSKISNSPTVYQWLRLNFGDKPAPDIATNAINTLAKISQAEFPEASKELQDHMYVDDIGSSKATTTEAKQIISDIDAILKKGHFQIKAWHSNRAEIDQSNGERWADLLGLRWDKQTDKFSLKRNKLDQMDLLTKRRCLGLIGQLWDPIGLVMPVAIKFRIDLQDLWHSGYNWDETLPTAVTSKWMENLQAMNHLLTVEFDRKLKPSHAIGVPQIHGFCDGGEKAYGAVIFLRWELKNGSYKCVPVLVKSFVAPLKRKTIPRLELMGCLTLARIYETCRKSLQFANIQDSKRIFWVDSSTVLSWIKTPSRQFKPFVSSRVAEIQETVGVEDFRYIRSKFNPADILTRGIEPSQLEDWIKGPSFLQLPEGQWPKFEARAPIEPTAKAGVLMEVKIEKTKTPMQHEAAIAEFQTKVDLDKSEEDTNPVFHQLLNTCSTFSKIRRTLAYVRRFIQNARKKNVKTGSITVQELQGSEKQLFKWSQAHLDPSVTDKKLTPKLDENGLLRAHGRLEDVRSLPQELRNPVFLPRDHPLVILLLRDPHERRGHCGYKSLINEARRKYWIIGARGMSKALTTKCITCRKLRKKPLEQLMGQIPSLRVAVGTPPFFNTAMDMFGSLHIKLNRKTLKEAQVIIFTCMTTRAVHLELVTDKTSDAFLMAFRRFASLRGHPCICWSDCGTNFVGAQGYLKEIMQSWNVPKIEGVLSEDFSCDFKWKWNTPHASHQNGVEETLIKSDRQSLNATCKNQAFTEEQWRTFLAETTYVINGRPLYPSSDSIWESPPITPNDILIGHHLSIPQPEPEERINPRHLLRSTENRVNEFWRCWMRYFAPNLLPRNKWFRTRENLQVDDLVLEIDPNHKRSQWKMARVIATYPGNDGLVRKTRIKTQDGEYDRPIHKLCLLATKDELNANLS